From Pseudomonas sp. G.S.17, the proteins below share one genomic window:
- a CDS encoding ATP-binding protein — MDSRLNAFLERADAVLARLEPLLPAPREAVDWNRSLAARWVREGRSGYLMPLEVSLDMRLSDLIGVDLQREQLGRNTRQFIDGLPANHALLWGSRGTGKSSLIRALLAEYAQAGLRLIEIERDHLGDLPRVVEQLQKLPQRFVLFCDDLSFEAGESDYRVLKSVLDGSLEQAPDNVLLYATSNRRHLVPEKESDNANWKHVDGELHPSEAVEDKIALSDRFGLWLSFYPFTQEHYLNVVEHWITQLAQAASLSWQRDAELDKLAIRWATGRGNRNGRCAYQFARYWVGLKLLEQQP; from the coding sequence GTGGATTCTCGTTTGAATGCTTTTCTTGAGCGCGCCGACGCCGTTCTTGCACGCCTTGAGCCATTGTTGCCAGCACCTCGGGAGGCCGTTGACTGGAACAGGTCGCTGGCGGCGCGCTGGGTTCGGGAAGGGCGCAGTGGCTATCTGATGCCGTTGGAAGTCAGCCTCGACATGCGCCTGTCGGACCTGATAGGGGTTGACCTGCAACGCGAGCAACTGGGGCGCAACACCCGGCAGTTCATCGACGGCCTGCCCGCCAACCATGCGCTGCTCTGGGGTTCGCGCGGCACCGGCAAATCGTCGCTGATTCGTGCGCTGCTCGCCGAGTACGCCCAAGCCGGTCTGCGCCTGATCGAGATCGAGCGCGATCATCTCGGGGATTTGCCGCGTGTTGTCGAGCAGTTGCAAAAGCTGCCCCAGCGTTTCGTGCTGTTCTGCGATGACTTGTCCTTCGAGGCGGGTGAAAGCGATTACCGCGTGCTCAAGAGTGTGCTCGACGGCTCGCTGGAGCAGGCGCCGGACAACGTGCTGCTGTACGCCACGTCCAACCGCCGCCATCTGGTGCCGGAAAAAGAAAGCGACAACGCCAACTGGAAACATGTCGACGGCGAACTGCACCCCAGTGAAGCGGTGGAAGACAAGATCGCCTTGTCTGACCGCTTCGGCCTGTGGCTGTCGTTCTACCCGTTCACCCAGGAGCATTACCTGAATGTCGTCGAGCACTGGATCACCCAGCTGGCACAGGCTGCGAGCCTGAGCTGGCAGCGTGATGCGGAGCTGGACAAGCTGGCGATCCGCTGGGCAACCGGGCGCGGCAATCGCAATGGCCGTTGTGCCTATCAGTTCGCACGGTATTGGGTCGGCCTCAAACTGCTGGAGCAGCAACCATGA
- a CDS encoding GAF domain-containing protein has translation MIDLQNAGSGLDGYRLLAAQLESLLADERDFIANAAQFSAFLYSQLDDLNWAGFYLNRDEELVLGPFQGQIACVRIPFGRGVCGAAAQSRETQRVQDVHEFPGHIACDSASNSELVVPLIKEGRLIGVLDLDSPSVGRFSEQDQQGIEALARIFLIATDC, from the coding sequence ATGATCGATCTACAAAACGCCGGCAGCGGCCTTGATGGCTATCGTCTGCTGGCCGCGCAGCTGGAATCACTGCTGGCCGACGAGCGCGACTTTATCGCCAACGCGGCGCAGTTTTCTGCGTTTCTTTATAGCCAGCTGGACGATTTGAACTGGGCGGGCTTTTACCTGAACCGTGACGAAGAGCTGGTGCTTGGCCCGTTCCAGGGGCAAATCGCCTGTGTGCGAATTCCGTTCGGGCGCGGCGTATGCGGCGCGGCGGCCCAGAGTCGGGAAACCCAGCGCGTGCAGGACGTGCACGAGTTTCCTGGGCACATCGCCTGCGACAGCGCCTCGAACAGTGAGTTGGTGGTGCCATTGATCAAGGAAGGGCGCCTGATTGGCGTTCTGGATCTGGACAGTCCGAGTGTCGGTCGTTTCTCGGAGCAGGATCAGCAAGGTATCGAGGCGTTGGCGCGGATATTTCTGATTGCTACTGACTGCTGA
- the yegQ gene encoding tRNA 5-hydroxyuridine modification protein YegQ encodes MPLPTPELLAPAGTLKNMRYAFAYGADAVYAGQPRYSLRVRNNEFDHANLAIGISEAQAQGKRFYVVVNIAPHNAKLKTFLKDLEPVIAMGPDALIMSDPGLIMLVRRHFPQMPIHLSVQANTVNWASVEFWQQQGLSRIILSRELSLEEIAEIRQHVPAMELEVFVHGALCMAYSGRCLLSGYINKRDANQGSCTNACRWKYSAEQATENQLGDIVQTFQPQPTLGDGAPTDQVFLLQESNRPGELMPAFEDEHGTYIMNSKDLRAVQHVERLTQMGVHSLKIEGRTKSHFYCARTTQVYRRAIDDAVAGRAFDRSLMTDLESLAQRGYTEGFLRRHVHDEYQNYQNGSSVSERQQFVGELTGERRNGLAEVKVKNRFNLDDNLELMTPRGNFHFDLEYLQNTQGEGIGVAPGDGHTVYLPIPEAVDLRFGLLMRDVSLELD; translated from the coding sequence ATGCCTCTGCCTACTCCCGAACTGCTCGCCCCCGCCGGCACCCTGAAAAACATGCGCTATGCCTTCGCCTACGGCGCCGATGCGGTCTACGCCGGTCAGCCGCGCTACAGCTTGCGCGTGCGTAATAACGAATTCGATCACGCCAATCTGGCCATCGGCATCAGCGAAGCCCAGGCTCAGGGCAAGCGTTTCTACGTGGTGGTCAACATTGCGCCGCACAACGCCAAGCTCAAGACCTTTCTCAAGGACCTGGAGCCGGTGATAGCCATGGGCCCGGACGCACTGATCATGTCCGATCCCGGCCTGATCATGCTGGTGCGCCGCCATTTCCCGCAGATGCCGATCCACTTGTCGGTGCAGGCCAACACGGTGAATTGGGCCAGTGTCGAGTTCTGGCAGCAGCAAGGCTTGAGCCGGATCATTCTGTCCCGAGAGCTGTCCCTGGAGGAAATCGCCGAAATCCGCCAGCACGTGCCCGCCATGGAGCTTGAAGTGTTCGTCCACGGCGCGTTGTGCATGGCTTACTCGGGGCGCTGCCTGCTGTCGGGCTACATCAACAAGCGCGACGCCAATCAGGGCAGCTGCACCAATGCCTGTCGCTGGAAGTATTCGGCGGAGCAGGCGACGGAAAATCAGCTCGGCGACATCGTGCAGACCTTCCAGCCCCAACCGACCCTGGGCGATGGCGCGCCGACCGATCAGGTGTTTCTGCTACAGGAATCCAATCGACCGGGTGAACTGATGCCGGCGTTTGAAGACGAGCACGGCACTTACATCATGAATTCCAAAGATTTGCGCGCTGTGCAGCACGTGGAGCGTCTGACGCAAATGGGCGTGCACTCGCTGAAAATCGAAGGCCGGACCAAATCCCACTTCTATTGTGCGCGGACCACTCAGGTTTACCGCCGCGCCATCGACGACGCGGTGGCCGGTCGCGCGTTCGACCGTAGCCTGATGACGGATCTGGAGTCCCTGGCCCAGCGCGGCTACACCGAAGGTTTCCTGCGGCGGCATGTGCACGACGAGTATCAGAACTACCAGAACGGCAGTTCGGTATCAGAGCGGCAGCAGTTTGTCGGCGAACTCACCGGCGAACGGCGTAACGGGCTGGCCGAAGTGAAGGTCAAGAATCGCTTCAATCTGGACGACAACCTGGAACTGATGACGCCGCGTGGCAACTTCCACTTCGATCTGGAGTATTTGCAGAACACCCAGGGCGAAGGGATCGGCGTAGCGCCTGGGGACGGGCATACGGTTTACCTGCCGATCCCGGAAGCGGTGGATTTGCGATTTGGGTTGTTGATGCGGGATGTGAGCCTTGAGCTTGACTGA
- the nirB gene encoding nitrite reductase large subunit NirB, with amino-acid sequence MNSNIAPLDSLQTLIVIGNGMVGHHCVEQLIAGGALNHYQLHVFGEEQMRAYDRVHLSEYFSGRDAESLALSDISLYQTPGVTLHLGTQVLEIDRDGQQVITATGSVHYDKLVLATGSYPFVPPIEGAHGDSRLVYRTLEDLDAIRAAATNAIRGVVVGGGLLGLEAANALKSLGLEAHVVEFAPRLMPVQLDEQGGVALKDRIEKLGVGVHLSRGTQSITAGEEYRYRMNFGNDEFLETDLIVFSAGIRAQDALARQSGLEIGPRGGVVIDSQCQSSDPHIYAIGECAAWNGSIFGLVAPGYQMARGVAQLLCGTEGEPFMGADMSTKLKLLGVDVGSIGDAHGHTPGSRSYQFIDQTTASYRRLVVDASGKHVIGAVLVGDNSYYDTLLQYMQNNIVLPKEPASLILPSSAGAPTLGPAALPETATICSCHNVTKGAICSAIDGGCTDLGVLKSQCKAGTGCGGCAALVKTVFEHELIARGVSVDKSLCEHFAYTRQELYALVRVEGVLTFEELLAKHGHGHTGCDICKPAVGSILASCWNQPIMDASLVPLQDTNDTFMANMQKNGTYSVVPRIAGGEITADKLIAIGVVAKKYDLYTKITGGQRIDLFGAQLHELPDIWSELIAAGFETGHAYGKSTRTVKSCVGSTWCRYGVQDSVKMALAIEDRYKGLRSPHKLKFAVSGCTRECAEAQSKDVGVIATEKGWNLYISGNGGMRPRHAELFATDLDDETLIRYIDRFLMFYIRTADKLQRTSVWRESLEGGLDYLKDVIIHDSLGLGAELEAQMQLVVDRYECEWANTLNSPEKLKRFRTFVNDKRGDPDIHFVKERGQRRPATAAELNLIPVTEEALS; translated from the coding sequence ATGAACTCCAATATTGCTCCTTTGGACTCGCTGCAAACCTTGATCGTGATCGGTAACGGCATGGTTGGACATCATTGTGTCGAACAGTTGATCGCCGGTGGCGCCCTGAACCACTACCAACTGCATGTCTTCGGTGAAGAGCAGATGCGCGCCTATGACCGGGTGCATCTGTCCGAGTATTTCTCTGGACGGGATGCCGAGTCCCTGGCGCTCTCCGATATCTCGCTGTATCAGACGCCGGGCGTCACCCTGCATCTTGGCACCCAAGTCCTGGAGATCGATCGCGACGGCCAGCAGGTGATCACGGCGACTGGCAGTGTCCATTACGACAAGCTGGTCCTGGCCACCGGTTCCTATCCGTTCGTGCCGCCGATTGAAGGCGCACACGGCGATTCGCGCTTGGTCTACCGCACCCTGGAAGATCTGGACGCCATCCGCGCTGCAGCCACCAACGCGATACGCGGTGTGGTGGTCGGCGGCGGTTTGTTGGGTCTGGAAGCTGCCAATGCACTGAAAAGCCTGGGTCTGGAAGCCCATGTCGTGGAATTTGCGCCGCGCCTGATGCCGGTGCAGCTCGACGAGCAGGGCGGTGTCGCCCTCAAGGACCGGATCGAGAAGCTCGGCGTCGGCGTGCATTTGTCTCGCGGCACCCAGTCGATCACCGCTGGCGAGGAATATCGCTACCGGATGAACTTCGGCAACGATGAATTCCTCGAAACCGACCTGATCGTGTTCTCTGCCGGCATTCGTGCCCAGGATGCGCTGGCTCGCCAGTCCGGCCTGGAGATTGGCCCGCGCGGTGGTGTGGTCATCGACAGCCAGTGCCAGAGCAGCGATCCGCACATCTACGCCATTGGCGAATGCGCGGCGTGGAATGGCAGCATCTTCGGTCTGGTGGCGCCCGGTTACCAAATGGCCCGTGGTGTCGCCCAACTGCTGTGCGGCACCGAAGGCGAGCCGTTCATGGGCGCCGACATGTCCACCAAACTCAAGCTGCTCGGCGTGGACGTCGGCTCCATCGGCGATGCCCACGGCCATACGCCCGGTTCGCGCAGCTATCAATTCATCGACCAGACCACCGCCAGCTATCGACGCCTGGTGGTGGATGCCAGCGGCAAGCACGTCATCGGTGCCGTGCTGGTGGGCGACAACAGTTATTACGACACTCTGCTGCAATACATGCAGAACAATATCGTCCTGCCGAAAGAGCCGGCCAGCCTGATTTTGCCTTCCTCCGCAGGCGCGCCAACCCTGGGCCCGGCAGCGCTGCCTGAAACCGCGACCATCTGTTCCTGTCACAACGTCACCAAGGGCGCGATCTGCTCGGCCATCGACGGCGGCTGTACCGATCTGGGCGTGCTCAAGTCGCAGTGCAAGGCGGGCACGGGTTGCGGTGGTTGCGCGGCCTTGGTCAAGACGGTGTTTGAGCATGAACTGATCGCCCGTGGCGTCAGTGTCGACAAAAGCCTGTGCGAACACTTCGCTTACACCCGTCAGGAGCTTTACGCGCTGGTACGGGTCGAGGGAGTGCTGACCTTCGAAGAACTGCTCGCCAAGCATGGCCACGGCCATACCGGCTGCGACATCTGCAAGCCTGCGGTGGGTTCGATTCTCGCCTCCTGCTGGAACCAGCCGATCATGGACGCTTCCCTGGTGCCGTTGCAGGACACCAACGATACGTTCATGGCCAACATGCAGAAAAACGGTACTTATTCGGTCGTGCCCCGTATTGCCGGTGGGGAAATCACCGCCGACAAGCTGATCGCCATCGGTGTGGTCGCCAAGAAATACGATCTGTACACCAAGATCACCGGCGGCCAGCGGATCGACCTGTTCGGCGCCCAGCTGCATGAGTTGCCAGACATCTGGTCCGAGCTGATCGCCGCCGGTTTTGAAACCGGGCATGCGTACGGCAAGTCCACCCGCACAGTGAAATCCTGTGTCGGCAGCACCTGGTGCCGTTACGGCGTTCAGGACAGCGTGAAAATGGCCCTGGCCATCGAGGATCGCTACAAAGGCCTGCGTTCGCCGCACAAACTCAAGTTTGCGGTTTCCGGCTGCACCCGTGAGTGCGCCGAGGCGCAGAGCAAGGATGTCGGCGTGATCGCCACCGAGAAGGGCTGGAACCTGTACATCTCCGGCAACGGCGGCATGCGTCCGCGTCATGCGGAACTGTTCGCCACCGACCTGGACGATGAAACCCTGATCCGCTACATCGACCGTTTCCTGATGTTTTACATCCGCACTGCCGACAAGTTGCAGCGCACCTCGGTCTGGCGTGAAAGCCTGGAAGGCGGTCTGGATTACCTCAAGGACGTGATCATCCACGACAGCCTCGGTCTGGGCGCCGAGCTGGAAGCGCAGATGCAACTGGTGGTCGACCGCTACGAGTGCGAATGGGCCAACACCCTCAACAGCCCGGAAAAACTCAAGCGCTTCCGTACCTTCGTCAACGATAAACGCGGCGATCCGGACATCCATTTCGTCAAGGAACGCGGCCAGCGCCGCCCGGCAACAGCCGCCGAACTCAACCTGATCCCTGTTACCGAGGAGGCACTCTCATGA
- the nirD gene encoding nitrite reductase small subunit NirD, producing MSQSNTHEWRPVCNKQDLVRNSGVVVWLDGEQVALFYLPDAEGKTLYAVDNCDPQSGVNVIGRGLIGNIKGELVIASPLYKQHFRLHDGGCLEYPEQRLRVWPVRLSGQNVEIAVG from the coding sequence ATGAGCCAGTCAAATACCCACGAATGGCGCCCGGTGTGCAACAAGCAAGACCTGGTGCGTAACTCCGGGGTGGTGGTATGGCTGGACGGCGAGCAAGTCGCGCTGTTCTACCTGCCGGACGCCGAGGGCAAAACCCTCTACGCCGTGGATAATTGCGACCCGCAATCGGGGGTCAATGTCATTGGTCGCGGGCTGATCGGCAACATCAAGGGCGAGCTGGTGATTGCTTCGCCACTGTATAAGCAGCATTTCCGCCTGCACGACGGTGGCTGCCTGGAATACCCGGAACAACGCTTGCGGGTCTGGCCGGTGCGCTTGAGTGGGCAGAATGTCGAGATCGCGGTGGGTTGA
- a CDS encoding acyl-CoA dehydrogenase family protein, with amino-acid sequence MTASPLRPVVVRPAGIESAEAFAARLTAITALLAESAERYDASGEFPHANFRLLHEHGLLGLTVPTDLGGGGADLLQAQQTISAVAQGEPSTALILVMQYIQHARLQDSKSWPQHLRVHVAQQAVQEGALINSLRVEPDLGTPARGGLPATTARRTAEGWRISGSKIYSTGSHGLTWFNVWARSDDADPLVGAWLVHKDTPGIRIVEDWDHLGMRATCSHEVIFEDVLVPLEHAVSVSPWSAPQAELDPSGMLWMSVLLSSVYDGVARSAREWFVQWLEERKPSNLGAALSTLPRFQEVVGQIDTLLFNNHSLLHSAAQGLTPAAHAAQIKYLVTTNAIRAVELAIEASGNPGLSRSNPLQRHLRNVLCARIHTPQNDVTLIGVGKAVFAQRAKATD; translated from the coding sequence ATGACCGCATCCCCCCTTCGCCCCGTTGTCGTGCGTCCCGCTGGTATCGAGTCCGCCGAAGCGTTCGCCGCCAGACTGACGGCCATCACCGCGCTACTGGCAGAATCAGCCGAGCGCTATGACGCCAGCGGGGAATTCCCTCACGCCAATTTCCGCCTGTTGCACGAGCACGGACTGCTGGGCCTGACCGTCCCCACCGATCTGGGCGGCGGCGGTGCCGATCTGCTGCAAGCGCAACAGACCATCAGCGCCGTGGCCCAGGGCGAGCCTTCCACCGCGCTGATTCTGGTCATGCAATACATTCAGCACGCGCGCCTGCAGGACAGCAAAAGCTGGCCTCAGCATCTGCGCGTGCACGTCGCGCAACAAGCCGTGCAGGAAGGCGCGCTGATCAACTCGCTGCGGGTCGAACCCGATCTCGGCACCCCGGCCCGTGGCGGCCTGCCTGCGACCACGGCGCGACGCACCGCTGAAGGCTGGCGGATCAGCGGCAGCAAGATTTACTCCACCGGCAGCCACGGCTTGACCTGGTTCAATGTCTGGGCGCGCAGCGATGACGCCGATCCGCTGGTGGGTGCCTGGCTGGTGCACAAGGACACGCCGGGGATTCGCATCGTCGAGGACTGGGATCACTTGGGCATGCGCGCCACGTGCAGCCATGAAGTGATTTTCGAAGACGTACTGGTGCCGCTGGAACATGCGGTCAGCGTCAGCCCGTGGAGCGCACCACAGGCGGAGCTGGACCCGTCGGGCATGCTGTGGATGTCGGTGTTGCTGTCATCGGTCTACGACGGCGTCGCCCGCTCGGCACGGGAATGGTTCGTGCAATGGCTGGAAGAGCGCAAGCCGTCCAATCTGGGCGCGGCGCTATCGACTTTGCCGCGTTTTCAGGAAGTGGTCGGGCAAATCGACACCTTGCTGTTCAACAATCACAGCCTGCTGCACTCCGCTGCTCAAGGCCTGACCCCGGCAGCGCATGCCGCGCAGATCAAATACCTGGTCACCACCAACGCGATCCGCGCGGTGGAACTGGCCATCGAAGCGTCCGGCAACCCCGGCCTGTCACGCAGCAATCCGCTGCAACGCCACCTGCGCAACGTACTCTGCGCACGCATTCACACGCCGCAGAACGACGTGACCTTGATTGGCGTGGGCAAGGCGGTGTTTGCCCAGCGGGCTAAAGCCACGGACTAG
- a CDS encoding LLM class flavin-dependent oxidoreductase — MSKQRQLKFGAMVHGVGHGWGEWRHPNAQADASVNFGFYKQQAQLAEAAKFDFVFIADSLHIHEKSSPHYLNRFEPLTILSALAATTENIGLVATVTVSYTEPFQVARQISSLDHISGGRAGWNVVTSWLSGTADNFSKAEHPPHAVRYRIAKEHVSVVKGLWDSWEDDAFARNKQTGEFFTPGKLHALNHQGEFFSVKGPLNIARSKQGQPLIFQAGTSEDGRNFAAEYSDAIFVHAETLEESQAYYRDLKKRAAGFGRDPLDLSILPGIRPIVGRDDAEVESRYQQAVELVSIEDAIVALGRPFNDHDFSQYPLDAPFPELGDLGSNSQKGGSDRIKQLAKDEGLTLREVALHFSRPRREFVGTPNQVADAIQNWFEQEAADGFIINSLLPDGLKYFAELVVPVLQERGLFRSDYSGSTLREHFGLQVPVNRNAQQEAPVDQQQPALA; from the coding sequence ATGAGCAAGCAAAGACAATTGAAATTCGGCGCCATGGTGCATGGCGTTGGTCACGGCTGGGGCGAATGGCGCCACCCGAACGCACAGGCCGATGCCAGCGTCAATTTCGGCTTTTACAAGCAGCAGGCGCAACTGGCCGAAGCAGCGAAATTCGATTTCGTGTTCATCGCCGACAGCCTGCACATTCATGAAAAATCCAGCCCGCATTACCTCAACCGTTTCGAGCCGCTGACCATCCTTTCAGCGCTGGCGGCAACCACTGAAAACATCGGCCTGGTGGCGACGGTCACGGTCAGCTACACCGAACCGTTCCAGGTCGCCCGGCAGATTTCTTCCCTGGACCACATCAGTGGCGGCCGGGCCGGCTGGAACGTCGTCACCTCATGGCTCAGCGGCACCGCTGATAACTTCAGCAAAGCCGAACATCCGCCCCACGCAGTGCGTTATCGCATTGCCAAGGAGCACGTGTCGGTGGTCAAAGGCCTGTGGGATTCCTGGGAAGATGACGCTTTTGCCCGCAACAAGCAGACCGGCGAGTTTTTCACCCCCGGCAAGCTGCACGCGCTCAATCACCAGGGCGAGTTCTTTTCGGTCAAGGGCCCGCTGAACATTGCCCGTTCCAAACAGGGCCAGCCGCTGATTTTTCAGGCGGGCACCTCCGAAGACGGTCGTAACTTCGCCGCAGAATATTCCGATGCAATCTTTGTCCACGCCGAGACGCTGGAAGAAAGCCAGGCCTACTATCGGGACCTGAAGAAACGCGCTGCCGGCTTTGGTCGCGACCCGCTGGACTTGTCGATATTGCCGGGCATCCGGCCTATCGTCGGTCGCGATGACGCCGAAGTGGAAAGCCGCTATCAGCAGGCTGTGGAGCTGGTGAGCATCGAAGACGCCATCGTCGCGCTGGGCCGCCCGTTCAACGACCACGACTTCAGCCAATACCCGCTGGACGCACCCTTCCCCGAGCTGGGCGATCTGGGCTCCAACAGCCAGAAAGGCGGTTCGGACCGCATCAAGCAACTGGCAAAAGATGAAGGTTTGACCCTGCGTGAAGTCGCGCTGCACTTCTCCCGACCACGACGTGAGTTCGTCGGCACCCCGAATCAGGTGGCTGACGCGATCCAGAACTGGTTTGAACAAGAAGCGGCCGATGGTTTCATCATCAATTCGCTGCTGCCCGATGGCTTGAAGTACTTTGCCGAACTGGTGGTACCGGTTTTGCAGGAACGAGGTTTGTTCCGCAGCGACTACAGTGGTTCGACGTTGCGCGAGCATTTCGGCCTGCAAGTACCGGTCAATCGCAATGCGCAGCAGGAAGCGCCGGTTGATCAGCAACAGCCGGCGTTGGCGTAG
- a CDS encoding ABC transporter substrate-binding protein yields MSFARKPALPSKSRHLKSLLLGALLSVTLGQQAQAADLQPLLVANQKSSIKTLLQVSGELKDVPYEIKFSEFPSAAPLGEALNAGAVDIGALGDAPYVFALGAGAPLKVVSITHAEGRFTTALLVPKDSPIKTVADLKGKRIVTGRGSIGHFLAIKALREAGLQTSDVTFINLLPGESRILLSSGGADAWATWDPYTTVAITQSQDRVLISGNELLTNHLYLAATSKAIADKRVQLDDFVARVERAYLWSNLHSDEYAAAVAKTTGLPIEVHQAIARATKMQRVDIDDKIIKGLQTTADIYQEEGILGKKIDVSKGFDKSFNASRAQVVKTAAQ; encoded by the coding sequence ATGAGCTTTGCCCGCAAACCCGCACTGCCCTCGAAAAGCCGGCACCTGAAAAGCTTGCTGCTGGGCGCGCTGCTGAGCGTGACCCTGGGCCAACAGGCTCAGGCCGCAGACCTGCAACCCTTGCTGGTCGCCAATCAGAAATCCTCCATCAAGACCTTGCTGCAAGTCTCGGGCGAGCTCAAGGACGTGCCCTACGAAATCAAGTTTTCCGAATTCCCCTCCGCCGCGCCGCTGGGTGAAGCACTGAATGCCGGAGCCGTAGACATCGGCGCACTGGGCGACGCGCCCTACGTATTTGCCCTGGGCGCAGGCGCGCCCTTGAAAGTGGTGAGCATCACCCACGCTGAAGGACGCTTCACCACGGCGCTGTTGGTGCCCAAGGACTCGCCGATCAAGACCGTTGCCGACCTCAAGGGCAAACGCATTGTCACCGGACGCGGCTCAATCGGTCACTTCCTGGCAATCAAGGCACTGCGTGAAGCGGGCCTGCAAACCAGCGACGTGACCTTCATTAACCTGCTGCCCGGCGAATCGCGAATCCTGCTGTCCAGCGGCGGCGCGGATGCCTGGGCGACCTGGGATCCGTACACCACGGTTGCCATCACCCAGAGCCAGGACCGCGTGCTGATCAGCGGCAACGAGCTGCTGACCAATCACCTGTACCTGGCGGCGACCAGCAAGGCCATCGCCGACAAACGCGTACAGCTCGACGACTTCGTGGCACGGGTGGAACGCGCTTACCTGTGGAGCAACCTCCATTCGGACGAATACGCCGCAGCCGTGGCCAAGACCACCGGTTTGCCGATCGAAGTGCATCAGGCCATCGCTCGCGCCACCAAGATGCAACGGGTGGACATCGACGACAAGATCATCAAGGGCCTGCAAACCACGGCAGACATCTACCAGGAGGAAGGCATCCTCGGCAAAAAGATCGACGTCTCAAAAGGCTTCGACAAAAGCTTCAACGCTTCGCGTGCTCAGGTTGTGAAGACGGCCGCCCAGTAA
- a CDS encoding rhodanese homology domain-containing protein produces the protein MTQPTTRSFADIRQALLDKNELALVDVREEAPFAEAHPLFAANIPLSKIELEVFSRIPRRDTAVTLYDNGEGLAQIALERLQALGYSDVKLLEGGLQGWRDAGGELFIDVNVPSKAFGELVEHHRDTPSLAAEDVLQLIESKADVVVLDARRYDEYQTMSIPSGISVPGAELVLRARELAPDPNTRIIVNCAGRTRSIIGTQSLVNAGLPNQINALRNGTIGWLLAGQTLDHGQARRFAAVSEETREIASADARRVADKAQVKRASRANVHSWQADATRTTYLFDVRTPEEFAKGHLPGARSTPGGQLVQETDHFASVRGARLVLVDDDGVRANMSASWLAQLGWEVFVVDDLHAADFSEQGDWNAPIPTPAQVEEISPQTLVEWQAHGGVAVLDFTASANYVKQHIPGAWWTLRAQLKSALEKIPAAERYVLTCGSSKLARLAVAEVEALTGKPVFLLKDGTASWIAAGLPLETGESQLASPRIDRYRRPYEGTDAPRAAMQAYLDWEYGLVAQLARDGTHGFYVI, from the coding sequence ATGACCCAGCCAACTACCCGATCCTTTGCCGATATCCGCCAGGCACTGCTGGATAAAAATGAACTGGCGCTGGTGGACGTACGCGAAGAAGCGCCGTTCGCCGAAGCCCATCCGTTGTTCGCGGCGAATATCCCACTGTCGAAAATCGAACTGGAAGTGTTCTCCCGAATTCCTCGCCGCGACACCGCCGTGACGCTGTACGACAATGGCGAAGGCTTGGCGCAAATCGCCCTTGAGCGTTTGCAGGCGCTGGGCTACAGCGACGTGAAATTGCTCGAAGGCGGTCTGCAAGGCTGGCGCGATGCGGGCGGCGAGCTGTTTATCGACGTCAACGTGCCGAGCAAGGCGTTTGGCGAACTGGTGGAGCATCATCGGGATACGCCGTCGCTGGCTGCTGAAGACGTGCTGCAACTGATCGAATCCAAGGCCGACGTGGTCGTCCTCGACGCACGCCGTTATGACGAATACCAGACCATGAGCATTCCCAGCGGGATCAGCGTGCCCGGTGCCGAACTGGTGTTGCGCGCCCGGGAGCTGGCGCCGGACCCGAACACGCGGATCATCGTCAACTGCGCCGGACGCACCCGCAGCATTATCGGCACCCAGTCGTTGGTCAACGCCGGTCTGCCCAATCAGATCAATGCCCTGCGCAACGGCACCATCGGCTGGCTGCTGGCCGGGCAAACCCTGGATCACGGCCAGGCCCGACGCTTTGCCGCGGTCAGCGAAGAAACCCGCGAAATTGCCAGCGCCGATGCGCGCCGGGTTGCCGACAAGGCGCAGGTAAAACGCGCCAGCCGTGCCAACGTGCACAGCTGGCAAGCAGACGCGACGCGTACGACTTATCTGTTCGACGTACGCACCCCGGAAGAATTCGCCAAAGGGCATTTGCCAGGCGCGCGCTCGACACCGGGCGGGCAATTGGTGCAGGAAACCGATCACTTCGCCAGCGTACGCGGCGCACGTCTGGTGCTGGTGGACGACGACGGTGTACGCGCCAATATGTCGGCTTCATGGCTGGCACAGCTGGGCTGGGAAGTGTTCGTCGTCGATGACCTGCACGCTGCTGACTTCAGCGAGCAAGGCGACTGGAACGCACCAATCCCGACGCCAGCTCAGGTCGAGGAAATCAGCCCGCAAACCCTGGTCGAATGGCAGGCGCATGGCGGCGTTGCAGTACTGGATTTCACCGCCAGCGCCAACTACGTCAAGCAGCACATTCCCGGCGCGTGGTGGACGCTGCGCGCGCAGCTCAAGTCGGCGCTGGAAAAAATCCCCGCCGCCGAGCGCTACGTCCTGACCTGCGGCAGCAGCAAGCTGGCGCGGCTGGCTGTGGCGGAGGTCGAAGCACTGACCGGCAAACCGGTGTTCCTGCTCAAGGACGGCACGGCCAGCTGGATTGCCGCCGGGCTGCCACTGGAAACCGGGGAAAGCCAGCTCGCCTCGCCGCGCATCGACCGCTATCGCCGACCGTACGAAGGTACCGACGCACCGCGCGCCGCCATGCAGGCGTATCTGGACTGGGAATACGGTCTGGTGGCGCAACTGGCCCGCGACGGCACCCACGGTTTTTACGTGATCTGA